Proteins encoded by one window of Mangrovibacterium diazotrophicum:
- a CDS encoding RNA polymerase sigma factor has product MPQPNFQSDQFLLDSLQDGQEKAFDYIFRKYFKGLCAQANLYVHDLDHAQNIVQECFVKMWENRKDATKIANLSGYLSFMVRNRSIDHVRKFKRELVVESVGEDVGMTDSSDAVLLSHEFEEKLVEALSMLPERCRVAFEYSRFEGLTYGEISQKMGISVKGVEALMSRSLKILRGELKDYLPLLLLFLT; this is encoded by the coding sequence ATGCCGCAGCCAAATTTCCAATCCGATCAATTTCTTCTTGACTCGTTACAGGACGGTCAGGAGAAGGCTTTCGATTATATTTTTCGGAAGTACTTTAAAGGGTTGTGTGCTCAGGCAAATCTCTATGTTCACGATTTGGATCACGCGCAAAATATCGTTCAGGAATGTTTTGTGAAGATGTGGGAGAATCGGAAAGATGCGACAAAAATTGCGAATCTCTCAGGCTATCTTTCTTTTATGGTTCGAAATCGCTCCATCGATCATGTTCGGAAATTTAAGCGGGAACTGGTGGTTGAGTCGGTGGGTGAAGATGTTGGAATGACTGATTCTTCAGACGCAGTTTTGTTGTCACACGAATTTGAAGAGAAACTAGTTGAAGCGCTATCGATGCTTCCCGAACGTTGCCGCGTAGCTTTCGAGTATAGCCGTTTTGAAGGCCTAACCTATGGCGAAATTTCTCAGAAAATGGGCATCTCCGTAAAAGGTGTTGAGGCATTGATGAGCCGTTCCTTAAAAATTCTTCGAGGTGAATTGAAAGACTATCTTCCTCTTTTACTGCTATTTTTAACCTGA
- a CDS encoding RagB/SusD family nutrient uptake outer membrane protein — protein sequence MNKIKNIGIGLLAVVALSMGSCSKDFLDEELTTKYSTEYFETAEGLEALTVSLYGNIRWHFGYEWAYGITLYGTDEFTNANDLTNEMWNTYDSRLGPIGATTSTGAANGNATSPNALWNEMYYGIASCNTIIANADKIDDEDVRNRCLAHAYFLRGYNYYRLTAQYGGVVLQTEPASGVVRNFTRSTEEECWAQVISDLRNAYDYFEGEVYTYGKGITWTKATAAHFLAKALLFRASERCDDWNSSYKQSDLEEAIDACSYAITARGGKLTDNYSDLYANWTGVDCDIEQLDEILMAAGHNADSSTSGRFGNRTYNYFTPQFSNFSGSWVKRGVWIGGMDFQRCRPTEYSYEVYDHVNDARMWKTFKTVYGVNNVADATAGIEAGDPGIVMILNTKDDHTYDSYTFGASKQAPNWTDDAGRLPEWTVGSRQTETSGSLTAETGQWVPNSLVLYQNGEYVASSFTSQPICNFFAGINKTDDGSRTAEKGDAHRDVTMARLAETFLVRAECYVRLGNYSSAMADINVVRARAEWKSGENRSYYSDGSQAFENNSLNTGSSAEKYIYSNLNMNTYYLSNPDLEVTTEASSLELTSFPSVLPDEDEAIMTAIGASSDYERALNFILDERSRELLGEWQRWETLSRTGTLITRAKAFNAEAAPNITAGKHELRPIPQTFIDGLLNDDGSNLTEAQKEAWQNPGY from the coding sequence ATGAATAAGATAAAAAATATAGGAATTGGTCTTTTGGCAGTCGTGGCTTTATCAATGGGCTCATGTTCAAAGGATTTTCTGGACGAAGAATTAACGACAAAATATTCTACCGAGTATTTTGAAACTGCTGAAGGGCTTGAAGCATTGACTGTTTCGCTTTACGGAAACATTCGATGGCATTTTGGGTATGAATGGGCTTACGGTATTACGCTCTACGGAACTGATGAATTTACCAATGCGAATGACCTGACCAACGAAATGTGGAACACTTATGATAGTCGTTTGGGACCGATTGGTGCAACTACATCAACAGGGGCAGCCAATGGTAACGCAACATCACCTAATGCTCTTTGGAACGAAATGTACTACGGTATTGCATCCTGTAACACAATTATCGCGAATGCCGATAAAATTGATGATGAAGATGTTCGGAATCGTTGTTTAGCTCACGCTTATTTTCTGCGTGGTTACAACTATTATCGCTTGACAGCACAGTATGGCGGTGTTGTTCTGCAAACAGAACCGGCATCGGGGGTTGTTCGTAACTTTACGCGTTCAACAGAAGAAGAATGTTGGGCTCAGGTGATCTCGGATTTGCGTAATGCTTATGACTATTTCGAAGGTGAAGTTTATACTTATGGAAAAGGGATCACCTGGACAAAAGCTACTGCCGCTCACTTCCTGGCCAAAGCATTGTTGTTCCGTGCTTCGGAACGGTGCGATGACTGGAATAGTTCATATAAGCAATCAGACTTGGAAGAAGCAATTGATGCTTGTTCTTATGCCATTACTGCTCGTGGCGGTAAACTGACTGATAATTACAGCGATCTATATGCCAACTGGACTGGCGTAGATTGCGATATTGAACAATTGGATGAAATTTTGATGGCTGCCGGACACAACGCCGATTCATCAACATCAGGCCGTTTTGGAAACCGTACTTACAACTATTTCACTCCCCAGTTTTCAAACTTCTCCGGAAGTTGGGTGAAACGTGGTGTTTGGATCGGTGGTATGGACTTCCAACGTTGTCGTCCTACCGAGTATTCTTACGAAGTATACGACCACGTAAATGACGCTCGTATGTGGAAAACCTTCAAAACCGTCTATGGTGTTAACAACGTTGCTGATGCTACTGCCGGTATTGAGGCTGGTGATCCCGGTATCGTAATGATTTTGAATACAAAAGACGATCACACTTACGATAGTTACACATTCGGTGCATCTAAACAAGCGCCAAACTGGACTGATGACGCTGGTCGTTTGCCGGAATGGACCGTAGGCTCTCGTCAAACTGAAACTTCAGGTTCATTGACTGCTGAAACTGGACAATGGGTACCAAACTCATTGGTTCTGTATCAAAACGGCGAATATGTAGCATCTAGTTTTACAAGCCAGCCGATCTGTAACTTCTTTGCAGGTATCAACAAGACAGACGATGGATCTCGTACGGCAGAAAAAGGCGATGCTCACCGAGATGTAACAATGGCTCGTTTGGCTGAAACTTTCTTAGTTCGTGCAGAATGCTATGTACGTCTTGGAAACTATTCAAGTGCAATGGCTGACATAAACGTTGTTCGTGCTCGTGCTGAATGGAAATCAGGTGAAAACCGTTCGTATTACAGCGATGGATCTCAAGCTTTTGAAAACAACTCATTGAACACAGGAAGTTCTGCAGAGAAGTACATCTATTCAAACCTGAATATGAACACATATTACCTGTCGAACCCGGATTTGGAAGTTACAACTGAAGCTTCAAGTTTGGAACTGACTAGTTTCCCTTCTGTTTTGCCGGACGAAGATGAAGCAATTATGACTGCAATTGGCGCATCAAGTGATTACGAGCGTGCACTGAACTTTATTTTGGACGAACGTAGCCGTGAATTGTTAGGTGAATGGCAGCGTTGGGAAACCTTGTCCAGAACAGGAACTCTGATTACACGCGCTAAAGCATTCAACGCGGAAGCTGCGCCGAACATCACGGCGGGTAAGCATGAGCTTCGTCCAATACCACAAACATTCATCGATGGTTTGTTGAATGATGATGGTTCAAACTTGACCGAAGCTCAAAAAGAAGCATGGCAAAACCCCGGATATTAA
- a CDS encoding FecR family protein codes for MKNDEIEPILIKSFAGQASSEEEKRIADWIAASDDNFAEWKRYKALWNKSEALQYSDKINLEKALTTTKKRIPQFRKSKSFKLQWWMQAAAVILLSLIFSVTINYFRQEPVKEVVATNVVYQEVKAAYGTQTKISLEDGTQVWLNSGSKLKFPNTFTSQNTRDVELVGEGYFEVHHNAQQPFIVHTRDLGVKVLGTSFNVNAYENMKRVTVALVEGSVSVIKESKNQTNELLHLKPSEVADYDIEANKIYQSQTKQIGRYTAWKDGKIVFQDDTMEEMVGLLENWYNVDIEVKGEVLLGYHFTATFNDESLDQILKYLSISTSFKYRFVDPKEFGGSRDQRRRIVLYQ; via the coding sequence GTGAAAAACGACGAAATTGAACCTATCCTGATTAAATCGTTTGCCGGTCAGGCTTCTTCAGAGGAAGAAAAGCGCATTGCTGATTGGATTGCTGCTTCAGACGATAACTTTGCCGAATGGAAACGGTACAAGGCACTTTGGAACAAATCGGAGGCGCTTCAATATTCCGATAAAATTAATCTGGAGAAAGCACTTACTACAACAAAAAAGAGAATCCCGCAATTCCGGAAATCCAAATCATTTAAACTTCAGTGGTGGATGCAGGCAGCTGCCGTCATCCTGCTTTCGTTGATATTTTCGGTTACCATTAATTATTTCCGTCAGGAACCTGTTAAAGAAGTTGTAGCAACCAATGTGGTTTACCAGGAAGTGAAAGCGGCGTACGGCACCCAAACAAAAATTTCGCTGGAAGACGGAACACAGGTGTGGCTAAACTCCGGCAGTAAACTCAAATTCCCGAACACATTTACCAGTCAAAATACACGCGATGTCGAGCTGGTCGGTGAAGGCTATTTCGAAGTACACCACAATGCGCAACAACCGTTTATTGTGCATACCCGCGACCTTGGCGTGAAGGTTTTGGGAACAAGCTTTAATGTGAATGCCTACGAAAACATGAAACGCGTAACGGTAGCTCTTGTTGAAGGTAGTGTAAGCGTGATAAAAGAGAGTAAAAATCAAACAAACGAACTGTTGCACCTGAAACCATCTGAAGTTGCCGATTACGACATAGAAGCAAATAAAATATATCAGTCTCAAACAAAACAGATTGGCCGCTATACGGCATGGAAAGACGGAAAGATTGTTTTTCAGGACGATACGATGGAAGAAATGGTAGGTCTGTTGGAGAACTGGTACAATGTCGATATTGAAGTGAAGGGCGAGGTTTTGCTCGGATACCACTTTACGGCAACCTTTAACGATGAATCTTTAGATCAAATATTAAAGTATCTCAGTATTTCGACATCATTTAAATACCGTTTTGTTGATCCCAAAGAGTTTGGCGGCTCCCGTGATCAGCGACGCAGGATTGTTTTATACCAATGA
- a CDS encoding helix-turn-helix domain-containing protein, which yields MDANQKKEILAHVLAQSTFSKSPTSSVLLEYLVSATIAGTDLKEMTIGVDLLGDKFDSESGNARIRVNIYNLRKKLDNYYSGEGKEDEWRIVIEKGQYRVDFIPAKAPKSETQAFGRRVAVFLIAALVLSWGIFFWQTRPNPAPKFWKDFFKNGAATNLIIGDSYGLMGEVGTGHHGWFRDYGINSLDDLYTFLEAHPELKNKVTPANYYYTTEMAAFSAKELGELFQRNKADFAIRFSTRTSYSDIVLGNAIYVGPIKNDNKFIRLFNEGNPQFKIENNQLHFAGAAQQAAKDFNLSTEGLVSEYAIVSRMDGGKNNARFVFFSDHDIGVKATVEYFTNKDSLQAFADRYFEGRAANFTAVFETTGIERNSLRLSPVLVSEIQAR from the coding sequence TTGGACGCAAATCAAAAGAAAGAAATCCTGGCTCATGTTTTGGCGCAATCAACATTCTCGAAGTCGCCAACGAGTAGCGTTTTGCTCGAATATTTGGTGAGTGCAACCATTGCCGGAACCGATTTGAAGGAGATGACCATCGGCGTTGATTTGCTGGGGGACAAATTTGACTCGGAAAGCGGTAATGCCCGGATTCGGGTAAACATCTACAACCTGCGAAAGAAGCTGGATAACTATTACAGCGGCGAAGGCAAGGAAGATGAGTGGCGAATTGTTATCGAGAAAGGACAGTACCGGGTTGATTTTATCCCGGCGAAAGCACCCAAAAGTGAAACGCAGGCTTTCGGGCGTCGCGTGGCTGTTTTCCTGATTGCAGCGCTGGTTCTTTCGTGGGGAATTTTCTTTTGGCAGACCCGCCCCAATCCTGCCCCAAAATTCTGGAAAGACTTCTTCAAAAACGGGGCTGCGACAAACCTGATTATTGGCGACTCGTACGGATTGATGGGAGAGGTTGGAACCGGGCATCACGGCTGGTTTCGTGATTACGGCATCAATAGCCTCGACGATTTGTACACTTTTCTGGAGGCCCATCCGGAGTTGAAAAACAAAGTGACGCCGGCCAATTACTACTATACAACAGAGATGGCCGCTTTTTCGGCAAAAGAGCTGGGGGAGCTTTTCCAGCGAAACAAAGCCGATTTCGCGATTCGCTTTTCAACCCGTACAAGTTATTCCGATATCGTTTTGGGGAATGCCATTTATGTCGGGCCAATTAAAAATGACAATAAGTTTATCCGCTTGTTTAACGAGGGAAATCCACAGTTTAAGATTGAAAATAACCAACTTCATTTTGCGGGAGCTGCGCAGCAGGCGGCCAAAGATTTTAATTTATCTACCGAGGGTTTAGTGTCCGAATATGCGATTGTCAGTCGGATGGATGGTGGCAAGAACAATGCCCGTTTTGTCTTTTTTTCTGATCACGATATTGGGGTGAAAGCCACAGTTGAATACTTCACGAACAAGGATTCACTTCAGGCTTTTGCCGATCGCTATTTTGAAGGTAGGGCTGCGAATTTCACGGCTGTTTTTGAGACGACCGGGATTGAGAGAAATAGTTTGCGGCTAAGCCCGGTTTTGGTATCTGAGATTCAAGCCCGGTAA
- a CDS encoding glycoside hydrolase family 2 protein — protein MKTTSLLILLLFCLGLQAQPNFITNVDHRTNTSLGGKWKYIIDQYSTGAIGFSPLYENKSPKDKTDRVEYSFDDAQSLWVPGSWNSQKDELYYYEGSMWFRKTFDYQPKLKNSRVFIYVGAANYKTQYSFNGKKLGEHEGGFTPFSFEVTDLIREKDNFVILGVNNRREPDYIPGMVTDWYNHGGITRDVKLIEVPQTFIDDFTVSLNKESLTAKEKAIDGNVVLNGKDFPADATVTIPELGISQTVKIDAEGEGTFSLKTKKLELWSPENPKLYTINISAGEDQLTDEVGFRTIETKGKQILLNGQPIFLRGISIHDENPIRRDRANSVDDAKLLLGWAKELGCNFARLAHYPHQENMVRQADKMGILLWEELPLYWGIDWKSDQVLENAKRQYAEIIHRDKNRAATIIWSIANETSPGTDRNRFLGAVADYVRELDSTRLLSAACKKDLAVDGHPDNDYLVSDPIAEKLDVVSFNEYIGWYGGAPEESRKKTFIIAYDKPVIISEFGGGAIQGFHGDSTTRWSEEYQEYMYKENIAMFERVPGLSGMTPWILVDFQSPLRQLPNVQDGWNRKGLVSETGQKKKAFYVLQEYYKTKQTAARK, from the coding sequence ATGAAAACAACTTCCCTACTGATTCTCTTACTTTTTTGCCTTGGCCTGCAAGCGCAACCAAACTTTATCACCAATGTCGACCACCGAACAAATACCAGTTTAGGTGGAAAATGGAAATACATTATCGACCAATACAGCACGGGGGCGATCGGTTTTTCGCCATTGTACGAAAACAAAAGCCCAAAAGACAAAACCGACCGCGTGGAATACAGTTTCGACGACGCTCAAAGCCTTTGGGTGCCGGGATCGTGGAACTCTCAAAAAGACGAGCTCTACTACTATGAAGGCAGCATGTGGTTTCGCAAGACGTTCGATTATCAACCCAAATTGAAAAACTCGCGCGTGTTCATTTATGTTGGAGCAGCCAACTATAAAACCCAATATTCCTTCAACGGGAAAAAGCTGGGCGAGCACGAGGGCGGATTTACACCGTTCAGTTTTGAAGTAACCGACCTGATCCGCGAGAAAGACAATTTCGTGATTTTGGGCGTAAACAACCGCCGCGAACCCGACTACATTCCCGGCATGGTAACCGACTGGTACAACCACGGCGGCATTACCCGCGATGTGAAATTGATTGAAGTTCCGCAAACCTTTATCGACGATTTTACGGTTAGCTTGAATAAAGAAAGCCTGACTGCCAAAGAAAAGGCGATTGACGGGAATGTTGTCCTGAATGGGAAAGACTTCCCTGCAGATGCAACCGTCACCATTCCGGAACTGGGCATTAGCCAGACTGTAAAAATTGATGCGGAAGGAGAAGGAACATTCAGCCTGAAAACCAAAAAACTGGAACTTTGGAGTCCTGAAAATCCAAAGCTTTACACGATCAATATTTCGGCTGGTGAAGATCAATTGACTGACGAAGTTGGGTTCCGCACCATCGAAACAAAAGGCAAACAAATTTTATTGAACGGCCAGCCAATCTTCCTGCGTGGCATCTCCATCCACGATGAAAACCCGATTCGCCGGGATCGTGCAAATTCGGTGGATGATGCCAAATTGCTTCTGGGTTGGGCGAAAGAGTTGGGCTGTAATTTTGCCCGTCTGGCGCATTATCCGCACCAGGAAAACATGGTGCGCCAAGCCGACAAAATGGGCATCCTGCTTTGGGAAGAATTGCCGCTGTACTGGGGCATTGACTGGAAAAGCGACCAAGTTCTTGAAAATGCCAAACGTCAATATGCCGAAATCATCCACCGGGATAAAAACCGCGCAGCTACAATTATTTGGAGTATTGCGAACGAAACGAGCCCCGGCACTGACAGAAACAGATTCCTGGGAGCAGTGGCTGACTACGTGCGCGAGCTGGATTCGACCCGATTGCTGAGCGCTGCCTGCAAAAAAGACCTGGCAGTTGACGGCCATCCCGACAATGACTACCTGGTGAGCGACCCAATTGCAGAAAAGCTGGATGTCGTCAGTTTTAACGAATATATTGGCTGGTATGGTGGCGCGCCGGAAGAAAGCCGCAAAAAAACCTTCATTATTGCCTACGACAAACCAGTTATCATCAGCGAATTTGGCGGTGGCGCTATCCAGGGATTCCATGGCGACTCGACCACACGTTGGAGCGAAGAATACCAGGAATACATGTACAAGGAAAACATCGCCATGTTTGAGCGTGTACCGGGACTTTCGGGAATGACTCCCTGGATATTGGTCGATTTTCAATCGCCGCTGCGACAATTACCCAATGTGCAGGATGGGTGGAACCGCAAGGGATTGGTATCGGAAACAGGGCAAAAGAAGAAAGCTTTCTACGTTTTGCAGGAATACTATAAGACCAAACAAACAGCAGCACGTAAATAA
- a CDS encoding TonB-dependent receptor, with translation MRKTTIKEALKGIENSTNYLFLYNNDLVNVDKVIDIDAENETIESVLNEIFKGEAVKYTVIDRQIIITPDAENVVGESQQGKITGVVTDAGGGPLPGVTVLVKGTTTGTITDFDGKYTIEAKSTDILVFSFVGMQLSEVPATKSVINVVLEEETIGIEEVVAIGYGVQKKSDVTGAMVSVSADELTARPVNNALEALQGKAAGVDITSNERPGTVGSIRIRGNRSLSASNSPLYVVDGVPLMSASAIETLNPRDIESIDVLKDASATAIYGSRGANGVIIVTTKQGKAGQFSLNYSGTVTLSNIVDRAPSMSASEFINFRRWAAYNLDPDTYASPYSPTYENDYDLFENGLDDNTSWNNVAKGWASGVWDPSKVTNTDWTDYVTQTGVTQEHTVSASGGSEKMRAYGSFGYLKNEGTQKGQWYERYTAKLSTNVKPVDWFDMNASMNVSWSDQDYGMSTLGGTSSSVPDAIYGAAKAIYNFAVPYDEDGNMVINPGGENGMYNIIDEWTKSTQRSQTLRALGNFSATFDFGKMWKPAEGLTYKINFGPDFRHWREGSYIDGSSVRRLNSDGSDGTSYARLQNRRDFSWTLDNMVNFDRTFNDIHKVGATLLQTASSWNIENSSMSAYNIAKPSYLWNAMGSIDVTNSDYSASMSSGLTERQLTSYMVRLNYGFDERYLLTVSGRWDGASQLAEGHKWDFFPSAALAWRIIQEDFMKDISWLDNLKLRLGFGTTGNSAVDAYATKGDITAIYLPFNGMDNVLGYTTNEPYYTKSGTAMANSDLGWEKTTQYNLGVDFSVFNGRISGSLDAYRSYTSDLLMEMTIPTLTGYSSTYANVGKTNNRGVELTLSFIPVETQSGFTWDSNFNVAWQKDEIEELAYGKNDMVDNSWFIGESIGVYYGYDNSGIWQNTEEDLAEMALWNDNGYDFTPGNVRPKDQNGDYLMDDNDLVILGNTTPRWTMGWNNTFSFKGLELGITMYSRMGYMKSLGGQSLTAHANQTKVDYWTPDNTDAEFQKPILGQATSGSGDDFSSLLGYKNAAFVKIRNISLGYNFPKAICSKIGVGNIKVYGQAVNPGSIYSSVDWYDFDVSHTYYNRSFVFGLEVGL, from the coding sequence TTGAGAAAAACTACAATCAAGGAAGCGTTGAAAGGGATAGAGAATAGCACAAACTATCTTTTCCTTTATAACAACGATTTAGTTAACGTAGACAAAGTTATCGATATTGATGCTGAAAATGAGACTATCGAGTCGGTTCTGAATGAAATATTCAAGGGAGAAGCGGTAAAATACACTGTGATCGATCGTCAGATTATCATTACTCCGGACGCCGAAAATGTTGTCGGAGAAAGTCAGCAAGGAAAAATTACCGGTGTTGTTACCGATGCTGGTGGTGGTCCGCTTCCTGGGGTAACAGTCTTGGTAAAAGGAACGACAACTGGTACGATCACCGATTTTGACGGAAAATATACCATTGAAGCGAAAAGCACCGATATTTTGGTGTTCTCGTTTGTTGGTATGCAATTGTCAGAAGTTCCGGCTACTAAATCAGTAATCAATGTTGTTCTGGAAGAAGAAACAATAGGTATTGAAGAGGTTGTTGCAATCGGCTACGGTGTTCAAAAGAAAAGTGATGTAACCGGTGCAATGGTAAGCGTATCGGCCGACGAGCTGACTGCCCGCCCGGTAAATAACGCACTTGAAGCATTGCAAGGTAAAGCAGCTGGTGTTGATATTACTTCAAATGAACGTCCTGGTACTGTCGGTTCTATTCGTATTCGTGGTAACCGTTCATTGTCTGCCAGTAATTCACCTTTGTATGTTGTTGATGGTGTGCCTTTGATGTCTGCTTCAGCAATTGAAACATTGAACCCGCGTGATATTGAGTCGATTGATGTATTGAAAGATGCTTCAGCCACAGCGATCTATGGTTCACGTGGTGCGAATGGTGTTATCATTGTTACCACGAAGCAAGGTAAAGCTGGGCAGTTCAGCCTGAATTACTCAGGTACAGTTACCCTCTCCAACATTGTAGACCGTGCGCCTTCAATGAGCGCTTCTGAGTTTATTAACTTCCGTCGCTGGGCTGCTTACAACTTAGATCCCGATACATATGCTAGTCCTTATAGTCCAACTTATGAAAACGACTACGATCTTTTCGAAAACGGTTTGGATGATAATACTTCCTGGAATAACGTTGCGAAGGGTTGGGCCAGCGGTGTTTGGGATCCGTCAAAAGTGACCAATACTGACTGGACTGATTATGTAACTCAAACGGGCGTAACACAAGAGCACACAGTGAGTGCAAGTGGCGGTTCCGAAAAAATGCGTGCTTACGGATCATTTGGTTATTTGAAAAATGAAGGTACTCAAAAAGGACAGTGGTACGAACGTTATACAGCTAAATTGAGCACAAATGTGAAACCGGTTGACTGGTTTGATATGAATGCGTCGATGAATGTATCATGGAGTGATCAGGACTATGGTATGTCTACTTTAGGAGGTACAAGTTCTTCTGTTCCGGACGCGATTTACGGCGCTGCAAAGGCAATTTATAACTTTGCAGTTCCTTATGATGAAGATGGCAACATGGTTATTAACCCAGGGGGTGAAAACGGAATGTATAACATCATCGATGAGTGGACAAAAAGTACACAACGTTCACAAACCTTGCGTGCACTGGGTAACTTCTCAGCTACATTCGACTTTGGTAAAATGTGGAAGCCAGCAGAAGGCTTAACATACAAAATCAACTTCGGTCCCGATTTCCGCCACTGGCGTGAAGGTTCATATATCGACGGATCTTCTGTTCGTCGGTTAAACTCAGATGGTAGTGATGGAACAAGTTATGCCCGTTTGCAAAACCGTCGTGATTTCTCGTGGACTTTGGATAACATGGTGAATTTTGACCGAACTTTTAACGATATTCATAAAGTTGGAGCTACGTTGTTGCAAACAGCTTCCTCATGGAATATTGAGAATTCATCAATGAGTGCCTATAACATTGCGAAACCTTCATATTTATGGAATGCAATGGGATCAATTGATGTTACGAATTCAGACTATAGTGCATCAATGTCTTCGGGATTGACCGAACGCCAGTTGACTTCATATATGGTGCGTTTGAACTATGGTTTCGATGAACGTTATCTGTTGACCGTTTCCGGTCGCTGGGATGGTGCCTCGCAGTTAGCAGAAGGACACAAGTGGGACTTTTTCCCGTCAGCAGCCTTGGCATGGCGTATTATTCAGGAAGATTTTATGAAAGATATTTCTTGGTTGGATAACTTGAAACTACGCTTAGGATTTGGAACAACAGGTAACTCAGCTGTTGATGCTTATGCAACGAAAGGAGATATCACCGCGATTTACCTTCCTTTCAATGGTATGGACAACGTATTAGGTTATACGACCAACGAGCCTTACTATACAAAGTCAGGAACGGCAATGGCAAACTCTGATCTCGGTTGGGAGAAAACAACACAGTACAACCTGGGTGTTGACTTCAGCGTATTTAATGGCCGTATTAGTGGTAGCTTGGATGCTTATCGCTCTTACACAAGTGATTTGTTAATGGAAATGACTATCCCAACATTAACAGGTTACTCTTCAACCTATGCTAACGTGGGTAAAACAAATAACCGTGGGGTTGAATTGACGTTGAGCTTCATTCCAGTTGAAACACAGAGTGGATTTACTTGGGATTCCAATTTCAACGTCGCATGGCAAAAAGATGAAATTGAAGAACTGGCTTACGGAAAGAATGACATGGTGGACAACTCCTGGTTCATTGGCGAATCAATTGGCGTTTACTACGGATATGACAACAGCGGAATCTGGCAAAACACAGAAGAAGACTTGGCTGAAATGGCTTTGTGGAACGACAATGGATACGATTTTACGCCAGGTAATGTTCGTCCAAAAGATCAAAATGGTGATTATTTGATGGATGACAACGATCTTGTTATTTTGGGAAATACAACTCCTCGTTGGACAATGGGGTGGAATAACACGTTCAGTTTTAAAGGATTGGAATTGGGAATTACGATGTACTCTAGAATGGGTTATATGAAATCGTTGGGAGGACAATCTTTAACTGCTCACGCTAACCAAACAAAGGTTGACTACTGGACTCCGGACAATACAGATGCTGAATTCCAAAAGCCTATTTTGGGACAGGCTACATCCGGTTCAGGAGATGATTTTTCAAGTCTGCTTGGATACAAAAATGCAGCATTCGTTAAAATTCGTAATATTTCGTTAGGGTATAACTTCCCGAAAGCGATTTGTTCGAAAATTGGAGTAGGAAACATAAAAGTTTACGGACAAGCCGTTAATCCGGGTAGCATTTATTCATCGGTTGATTGGTACGATTTTGACGTAAGCCACACTTACTACAACCGTAGCTTTGTTTTCGGTCTCGAAGTCGGATTATAA